The Stenotrophomonas sp. ASS1 genome segment CGTCCGAGCCTGTTCAACCCGCTCTGGTACGCCGGCAGCTACACCATCGGCACCCTGGCCGGGCTGCGCGGCGACGGCTGGAACCTGGGCTTCGTGGTCGAGACCGAGCGCCAGGTGGAAGCCCATCTGGACGAGCACCTGGTCGACCTGCCGGCCGGCGACCTGCGCAGCCGCGCGGTCATCGCCGTGATGAAGGAAGACGAGGCCCGCCATGCGGACCACGCCGAGCAGGCCGGCGCACGCCGCCTGCCGTTCCCGATCCCGGGCGCGATGGCGCTGGCTTCCAAGGTCATGAAGACCATCGCCTACCGCATTTGACCGGGGCGCCCCACCAACGGTGGGGGCCTACCCAAGGGCACGGTGGGCCCGACGGTGGGGCCCGACCGTTGGTCGGGCCGCCTTAATTGGGCGAGACCAGCTTCAGGCCGATCACGCCGGCCACGATCAGGCCCACGCAGGCCAGGCGTGCCGGCGATGCGCTGTCGTTGAACAGGTAGATGCCCAGCACCGCCACGCCCATGGCGCCGATACCGGTCCAGATCGCGTAGGCGGTACCGACCGGGATGCTCTTCATCGCCTGGCTCATCAGGTACAGGCTGATCAGCGCGGACACGACCGTGGCAGCGGTGGGAAGGGGTTTGCTGAAGCCTTCGGAGTACTTCATTCCGAGGGCGAAACCGATCTCGAACAGGCCGGCCAGCAGCAGGTAGATCCAGGGCATGGGTGGGGGCTCCTTACCTTTTTTGAGAAAAACGAAACGGCCCGGTGTTTTCACACCGGGCCGTGGGTCGGTACATCACCGTGGAACTGTAACGCGTGCGGGGCACTGGTTCCACGGGGCGGGTCGTCCCGCCTGGGCGGCGATGCCTGCGGGCATCGCACATGGGGCTTACTCGGACAGGTTCCGGCCGTGGAACAGCTCCTCGATCTCGCGCTTGAGCAGCGCTTCGATCTTCATGCGTTCCTTGAACGACAGGTTCTTGGCCTT includes the following:
- the sugE gene encoding quaternary ammonium compound efflux SMR transporter SugE, giving the protein MPWIYLLLAGLFEIGFALGMKYSEGFSKPLPTAATVVSALISLYLMSQAMKSIPVGTAYAIWTGIGAMGVAVLGIYLFNDSASPARLACVGLIVAGVIGLKLVSPN